The Burkholderiales bacterium genomic sequence CCTCGTGCACGGTGACGTGCTTGTCCTTGGGAATCAGGTATTCGTGGGCGACGCCATCGAGGTCGGTGATGATGAGGCGCTGCTTGCCCTTGGTGTCCTTGCCGAAGGAGACCGTGCCGGTGACCTCCGCCAGCATGCCGGCATCCTTGGGCGTGCGCGCCTCGAAGAGCTCGGCCACCCGCGGCAGACCGCCGGTGATGTCCCGGGTCTTGGAGGTTTCCTGGGGAATGCGCGCCAGCACCTCGCCCACCGCCACCTCCTGGCCATCGCGCACGGTGATGATGGCGCCCACCGGGAAACTGATGCTGACCGGGGTTTCGGAATTGGCGAGCTTCACCTCCTTGCCCTCGGCATCCAGCAGTTTCACCTGCGGGCGCAGGCCCTTGGTGGTGATACCGCGCCGTTTGGGGTCGATCACCACCAGGGTGGACAGGCCGGTCACCTCGTCGATCTGCTTGGCGACGGTCACCCCCTCTTCCACGTTCTCGAAATGGACCCGGCCGGCATACTCGGTGATGATGGGACGGGTATGGGGGTCCCAGCTTGCCACCACCTTGCCTGCCTTCACCGCGGCGCCGTCGAGCACGTGCAGGGTCGCGCCGTAGGGGACCTTGTGCCGCTCCCGCTCGCGCCCGGATTCGTCCTGCACCATGAGCTCGCCGGTGCGGGAGATGACCACCTGCTCGCCGCGGGCATTGGTGACATAGCGCATGGTGGGACCGAAGCGCACCGTCCCATTGGACTTGACTTCGATCTGGCTCGCCACCGCGGCGCGCGAGGCGGCACCGCCGATGTGGAAGGTGCGCATGGTGAGCTGGGTGCCCGGCTCGCCGATGGACTGGGCGGCGATCACGCCCACCGCCTCGCCCACGTTGACCAGGCTGCCCCGCGCCAGATCGCGCCCATAGCACTGGGCGCATAGCCCATAGCGGGTTTCGCAGGTGAGCGGCGTGCGCACCTTGACCTCGTCGATGCCCGCCGCCTCGATGGCATCCACCACGTCCTCGTTGAGCAGCGTCCCCGCCGGGAAGAGCACGGCACCGGTGTCGGGGCTGATGATGTCCACCGCGGCCACGCGGCCGAGGATGCGCTCCCGCAGCGGCTCCACCACCTCGCCGCCTTCGATCAGGGCCTTCATGGACACGCCATTCTCGGTGCCGCAATCCTGTTCGGTGATCACCAGGTCCTGGGTCACGTCCACCAGGCGGCGGGTGAGATAACCCGAGTTGGCGGTCTTCAGTGCCGTATCGGCAAGGCCCTTGCGGGCACCGTGGGTGGAGATGAAGTACTGCAGCACATTCAGCCCTTCACGGAAGTTGGCCGTGATGGGGGTTTCGATGATGGAGCCGTCGGGCTTGGCCATCAGGCCCCGCATGCCGGCAAGCTGCCGGATCTGCGCCGCCGAACCCCGGGCGCCGGAGTCCGCCATCATGTAGATGGAGTTGAAGGACTCCTGCTTCACCTTCCTGCCCTCGCGGTCGATCACCTCCTCGCTGCCCAACTGTTCCATCATCGCCTTGGCCACCACGTCACCGGCGCGACCCCAGATATCCACCACCTTGTTGTAGCGCTCGCCCTGGGTGACCAGGCCGGAGGCGTACTGCCGCTCGATCTCCTTCACCTCCTCTTCGGCCGCGGCGAGGATGGCCTGCTTTTCCTGGGGCACCAGCATGTCGTCCACACAGAAGGAGATGCCGGCGCGGGTGGCGAAGGAAAAGCCGGTGTACATGAGCTTGTCGGCGAGAATCACCGTCTCCCGCAGGCCCACGCGGCGGAAGCTGGCGTTGATGAGCTTGGAGATTTCCTTTTTCTTGAGCGTCTTGTTCACCAGCTCGAAGGGCAGCCCCGGCGGCAGGATCTCGGACAGAAGCGCCCGGCCCACGGTGGTGTTGTAGCGGGTGATTTTCTCGATTTTTTCCCCATCGGGGCCGATTTCGTATTCCTTGATGCGCACCGTGATCCGCGCGTGCAGGTCCACCTGACGGCTCTCATAGGCGCGGGAGACTTCCGCCACGTCGGCGAAATACATGCCCTCGCCCCGCGCATTGATGCGCTCCCGCGTCATGTAGTAGAGCCCCAGCACGATGTCCTGGGAGGGGACGATGATGGGGTCACCATTGGCGGGCGAAAGCACGTTGTTGGAGGACAGCATCAGGGTGCGCGCCTCCATCTGCGCTTCCAGCGACAGCGGCACGTGCACCGCCATCTGGTCGCCGTCGAAGTCGGCGTTGAATGCCGCACACACCAGGGGATGGAGCTGGATGGCCTTGCCCTCGATGAGCACCGGCTCGAAGGCCTGGATGCCCAGGCGGTGCAGGGTGGGCGCCCGGTTGAGGAGCACCGGATGCTCGCGGATCACCTCCTCCAGGATGTCCCACACTTCCGGCGTTTCCTGTTCCACCATGCGCTTGGCCGCCTTGATGGTGGTGGCCAACCCCTGCACCTCCAGCTTGTGGAAGATGAAGGGCTTGAACAGCTCCAGCGCCATTTTCTTCGGCAGACCACACTGGTGCAGCTTCAGTTGCGGGCCGACCACGATCACGGAACGACCCGAATAGTCCACCCGCTTGCCCAGGAGGTTCTGGCGGAAGCGGCCGCCCTTGCCCTTGATCATGTCGGCGAGGGACTTCAGCGGCCGCTTGTTGGCGCCGGTCATGGCCTTGCCCCGCCGGCCGTTGTCCAGCAGGGAATCCACCGCCTCCTGCAGCATGCGCTTTTCGTTGCGGACGATGATCTCCGGCGCCTTGAGCTCCAGAAGCCGCTTCAAGCGGTTGTTGCGGTTGATGACGCGCCGGTAGAGATCATTGAGGTCGCTGGTGGCGAAACGTCCGCCATCCAGGGGCACCAGCGGCCGCAGCTCCGGCGGCAGCACTGGCAGCACCTCCAGGATCATCCATTCCGGGCGCACGCCGGAACGCTGGAAGGCTTCCAGCACCTTGAGCCGCTTGGCGATTTTCTTCAGCTTGGTGTCGGAGGTGGTGCCGGCGAGCTCGGCCCGCAGCTTTTCCACTTCGGCGTTGATGTCGATGGCGCGCAGCAGATCGCGGATACCTTCCGCGCCCATGGCCGCCTTGAATTCATCGCCGTATTCCTCGACCTTGGCGAGATAATCGTCCTCGCTCAAAAGCTGGCCGCGGTCGAGGGGCGTCATGCCCGGATCAATGACCACGTAGGCCTCGAAATAGAGCACCCGCTCGATGTCGCGCAGGGGCATGTCCAGCACCATCCCCAGCCGCGACGGCAGGGACTTGAGGAACCAGATATGGGCCACGGGGCTCGCCAGTTCGATGTGGCCCATGCGTTCCCGCCGCACCTTGGCCAGGGTCACCTCAACGCCGCATTTCTCGCAGATGACGCCCCGGTGCTTCAAGCGCTTGTACTTGCCGCACAGACACTCGTAATCCTTCACCGGGCCGAAAATCTTGGCGCAGAAGAGGCCATCCCGCTCCGGCTTGAAGGTGCGGTAGTTGATGGTCTCCGGTTTCTTCACCTCACCATAGGACCAGGAGCGGATTTTGTCCGGCGATGCGAGGGCGATGCGGATGGCATCGAATTCCTCTTCCTGGGTGACCTGTTTGAACAAATCGAGCAGTGCTTTCATGTGACACTCCGTTTCAGAGGACGGTGGTGAGGTGAGGGAGCCGAAAACCCTTTTCCCCGAACACGCCCCGTCCTGGTCAAACCTGCTGTTGGCTCATTCCCCTATGACTCAATCCCGCTCCAGATCGATGTCGATGGCCAGCGAGCGGATTTCCTTCACCAGCACGTTGAAGGACTCGGGCATGCCGGCATCGATGCGGTGGTCGCCCTTGACGATGTTTTCGTACACCTTGGTGCGGCCGGTGACGTCGTCGGACTTGACCGTCAACATTTCCTGCAGCGTATAGGCGGCGCCGTAGGCCTCCAGCGCCCACACCTCCATTTCGCCGAAGCGCTGGCCACCGAACTGCGCCTTGCCGCCCAGCGGCTGCTGGGTGACCAGGCTGTAGGGACCGGTGGAACGCGCATGCATCTTGTCGTCCACCAGGTGGTGCAGCTTCAGCATGTGCATGTAGCCCACGGTGACGGGCCGCTCGAAGGGTTCGCCGGTGCGACCGTCGTAGAGGGTGACCTGACCGGAACGGGGCAGGCCGGCGAGCTCCAGCATGTCCTTGATCTCCTCTTCCGTGGCGCCGTCGAACACCGGCGAGGCGAAGGGCACGCCATCGCGGAGGTTGACTGCCAGCTCGACGATCTCCTTGTCGGTGAGCAGATCGAGACGTTCCGGACGGCCGGTGCGGTTGTAAATCTTCTCCAGATACTTGCGCAGCTCCGCCACGGTGACGTTCTCGGCGTCTTCCAGCATTTTGGCGATTTTCTGCCCCAGTCCCTTGGCCGCCCAGCCCAGGTGGGTTTCGAGAATCTGGCCCACGTTCATGCGGGAGGGCACCCCCAGCGGATTGAGCACGATGTCCACCGGCGTGCCGTCCTCCATGTAGGGCATGTCTTCCACCGGCACGATCTTGGAGATGACCCCCTTGTTGCCATGGCGCCCCGCCATCTTGTCACCGGGCTGTAGCCGGCGCTTGACGGCGAGATAGACCTTGACCATTTTCAGCACGCCGGGCGGCAGCTCGTCACCGGAGGTGAGCTTTTTCTTCTTCTCGGCGAACATCTGGTCGAATTCGCGGCGCTTGGCCTCCAGGCTTTCCTTGAGGCGCTCGAGCTGCTGCGCGGCCTCCTCGTTGGCGAGCCGGATATCGAACCACTCGTAGCGGTTGAGCTCCTCCAGGTATTTCTTGGTGATCTTCGTTCCCTTGGCGAGCTTCTTCGGTCCGCCGTTGGCCACCTTGCCGATGAGCAGGCGCTCGATGCGGCCGAAGGTGTCATCCTCGACGATACGCATGCGGTCGGCGAGGTCCTTCTTGTACTCGTTGAGCATGCTGTCGATGATCTGCGCCGCGCGTTTGTCCCGCTCGATGCCCTCGCGGGTGAAGACCTGCACGTCGATCACCGTGCCGGACATGCCGGACGGCACCCGCAGGCTGGTGTCCTTCACGTCGGAGGCCTTCTCGCCGAAGATGGCGCGCAGCAGTTTTTCCTCCGGGGTGAGCTGCGTTTCGCCCTTGGGTGTGACCTTGCCCACCAGCACATCGCCCGCCTGCACCTCGGCACCGATATAGACGATGCCCGACTCGTCGAGCCGCGCCGCCATGCGCTCCGACAGATTGGGGATGTCGCGGGTGATCTCCTCCGGACCCAGCTTGGTATCCCGCGCCACCACCGACAGTTCCTCGATGTGGATGGAGGTGTAGCGGTCGTCCGCGACCACGCGCTCGCTGATGAGGATGGAGTCCTCGAAGTTGTAGCCGTTCCAGGGCATGAAGGCGACGAACATGTTCTGCCCCAAGGCGAGCTCCCCGGTGTCGGTGGAGGCGCCGTCGGCGATCACATCCCCTCGCTGGATCACATCCCCGATGCGGACCAGCGGCCGCTGGTTGATGTTGGTGTTCTGGTTGGAACGGGTGAATTTGGTCAGGCTGTAAATGTCCACGCCCACCTCGCCGGGGGCGGTCTCGTCATCGTTGACGCGCACCACGATACGGGTGGCATCCACATAGTCCACCACGCCCCCCCGTACCGCGGTGACCACGGTGCCGGAATCAACCGCGGCGGTACGCTCGATGCCGGTGCCCACCAGCGGCTTTTCCGGACGCAGGCAGGGCACCGCCTGGCGCTGCATGTTGGAACCCATCAACGCCCGGTTGGCGTCGTCGTGCTCAAGGAAGGGAATGAGGGAGGCGGCCACCGAGACGATCTGCGCCGGCGCCACGTCCATGTACTGCACGTTCTCCCGCGGCGCCATGGTGAACTCGTTGCGGTGCCGGCAGGAGACGTATTCCTCCTTGAAGCGGCCGTTCTTGTCCAGCTCGGCGTTGGCCTGGGCGATGACGTACTGGCCCTCCTCGATGGCCGACAGGTACTCGATCTCATCGGTGACCCGGCCATTCACGACCTTGCGGTAGGGCGTTTCCAGGAAGCCATATTCGTTGGTGCGTGCATAAAGCGCGAGCGAATTGATGAGGCCGATGTTGGGGCCTTCCGGCGTCTCGATCGGACAGACGCGGCCGTAGTGGGTCGGATGCACGTCGCGCACCTCGAAGCCCGCCCGCTCCCGGGTCAGGCCCCCCGGACCCAGGGCCGACACCCGCCGCTTGTGGGTGATCTCGGACAGCGGGTTGGTCTGGTCCATGAACTGGGAAAGCTGGCTGGAGCCGAAAAATTCCTTCACCGCCCCCGATACCGGCTTGGCATTGATGAGATCGTGGGGCATGAGGTTTTCCGACTCCGCCTGCGCCAGCCGCTCGCGCACCGCGCGTTCCACCCGCACCAGGCCAGCACGGAACTGGTTTTCCGCGAGCTCACCCACCGAGCGCACGCGCCGGTTGCCCAGGTGGTCGATGTCGTCCACCTCGCCGCGGCCGTTTCGGAGCTCCACCAGGAGGTGGATCACCTGCACGATGTCCTCCGGCGTCAGGGTACCGGGGCCGGTGAGCTCGCTGCGGCCCACACGGCGGTTGAACTTCATCCGCCCCACCTTGGACAGGTCGTAGGTTTCCTCGGAGAAGAAGAGGCGGTTGAAGAGGGTCTCCACCGCTTCCTCCGTCGGCGGCTCACCGGGCCGCATCATGCGGTAGATGGCCACACGCGCGGCCATGGTGTCGGCCGTCTCGTCGATGCGCAGGGTCTGCGAGATGTAGGGGCCGTGGTCCAAATCGTTGGTGTAGAGGGTCTGGATGGTGTCGATGCCCGCGGCCATGAGCTTCTTCAGCACCTCCTCGGTGATCTCGTCATTGGCGCGGGCGATGAGCTCGCCGGTTTCCTTGTCGATGACATTGGTCGCGAGCACACGGCCAATGAGGAAATCCTCCGGCACGATCATTTTCTTGAGGCCCGCCGCCTCCATCTCGCGGATGTGCTTGACGGTAATCCGCTTGTCCTTGGGCACGATGACCTTACCCTTGGCCGCGATGTCGAAACGCGCGATCTCGCCCCGCAGGCGCTCGGGCACGAGTTCGAATTCAATGCCCTTCTTGGTCAGATGGAAGGTGTCGAACTGGAAGAAAATCTGCAGGATCTGTTCCGGCGTGTAGCCCAGCGCCTTGAGCAGGATGGTGACCGGCATCTTGCGCCGCCGGTCGACGCGGAAATAGACGTAATCCTTGGGATCGAACTCGAAATCGAGCCAGGAGCCGCGATAGGGGATGATGCGCCCGGAGAAGAGGAGCTTGCCGGAGGAATGGGTCTTGCCCCGGTCGTGCTCGAAGAACACCCCCGGCGAGCGGTGCAGTTGGGAGACGATTACCCGCTCGGTGCCGTTGATGATGAAGGAACCGTTGTTGGTCATGAGCGGGATTTCGCCGAAATAGACCTCCTGCTCCTTGGCTTCCTTGACCGTGGGCTTGGACGCCTCCTTGTCCATGATCACCAGGCGCACCTTGGCCCGCAGGGGCGCAGCATAGGTGAGGCCGCGCTGCTGGCACTCCTTGACGTCGAAGGGGGGATCGCCCAGGGTATAGCTCACGTATTCGAGACGCGCATTGCCGGAATGGGAAACGATCGGGAAGATGGAGCGGAACGCCGCCTCCAGCCCCTCCACCTTGCGCTCCTCGGGCGGCACGTCGGCCTGCAGGAACGAGCGGTAGGAATCCAGCTGCATGGCGAGCAGGTAAGGCACGTCGAGCACGCTGGGACGCTTGGCGAAGCTCTTGCGGATACGTTTCTTCTCGGCGAAAGAGTAGGTCATGGCATCTCCGGTAGAGGCAAGCGGAAATCGGCCCGGGCGGGCAGCCCGGCGAAATCACAAGTGAGCGGACGCCATCCGCTCAGTTCTGATTTCGGCTCCAGAAGCGGCAAAAGGCCGGCGACCCTGACGGGTTGCCAGCCATCCGCCGCAGTGGCCGCGCTTACTTGATTTCGCAAGTGGCGCCGGCTTCCGTGAGCTGCTTGGCGATCGCCTCGGCTTCGGCCTTGGGAATGCCTTCCTTCACGGGCTTGGGCGCACCGTCCACCAGGTCCTTGGCCTCTTTCAGACCGAGACCGGTGATGGCACGCACCACCTTGATCACTTCCACCTTCTTCTCGCCGGCTGCGGTGAGCACGACGCTGAAGTCGGTCTTTTCTTCCGCCGGGGCGGCAGCGCTACCGGCAGCAGGGGCGGCGGCCACGGCCACGGCGGCAGCCGCGGCGGACACACCGAATTTTTCCTCCATTTCCTTGATGAGCTCGGACAGCTCCAGCACGCTCATGTTGGCAAGGGCATCGAGGATTTCAGCTTTGGATACGGCCATGATGTTCTCCAGTCAAGATTCGAAAAGGTTGATTCAGGCAGCCTGTTTGCTGTCACGGATCGCCGCCAGCGTGCGCACGAACCGTGCCGGCACTTCGTTGAGCGTCCGCACGAACTGGGCGATGGGCGCCTGCATGGTGCCCATCAGTTTCGCCAGAAGCTCCTCGCGCGAAGGCAGGGCGGCAAGGCTTGCCACCTCCTTCGGCCCCATGATCGTGTTGGGCAGCGCACCCCCCTTGATCACGAGTTTTTCGTTGCTCTTGGCAAACTCGTCGAGCACTTTTGCGGCGGCCACCGGATCGGCGGAAATCGCAAACGCCAGCGGACCCACCATTTTCTCCGCCAGGGGAGCAAACGGCGTGTTCGCCACGGCGCGCCGGGCCAGCGTGTTCTTCAGCACGCGGAAGTACACGCCGGCATTGCGCGCTTTCGCCCGCAGTACCGTCATGTCCCCCGCTCCCAGGCCGCGGTACTCAGCGAGGATGATGGCCTGGGCGCGCGCCACCTGCTCGCTCACCTCGGCCACGACCTCTTGCTTCTTCTGCAGATTGAGAGCCACGGTCTTACTCCTTACGTCGAATGCGGCTTGAACTCACCGCGAATCGGCGACCTTCCGATAGGAGAACATCGCTTGCACAACGATCATCCTGTCTTGGGTACGCCATCTGCGTAGGCTTCCGGCTGGTGGGAGCGGCAGCACCCTGTGCCCGTTTCCCTTCGCCTTCCATTGAGTCCTCACGGACACCTACGGTCTTTGATAACCCCGTTCACCCAACCCGGCCGCCGATCCCCGCCGGTTACCGGAGTTGCGGTCGGTAACCGGCGGAGATGCGGCGACCAGTCGAGTGACCGGGCCCAAAGTCTTTTCCCTTCCCCTGTTCGGCCGCGTCTGCCTGCGCCGCGCGGCAGGCAGGCGGGGCGCACCTCAGGCGGTCAGCGACCCCTGGTCCACCTTCACGCCCACCCCCATGGTGCTGGAGACGGCGATGCGCTTGAGATACACCCCCTTGGCGGCAGCCGGCTTGGCTTTGTTGAGCGCCTCCACCAGGGCCAGGAGATTCGCCTTCAGATCCTCGGGCGGGAAGGAGGCGCGGCCAATGGTGCAATGGACGATGCCGGCCTTATCGGTGCGGAACTGCACCTGACCCGCCTTGGCATTTTTCACCGCCTCCGCCACGTTGGGGGTGACGGTGCCCACCTTGGGATTGGGCATCAGCCCCCGCGGACCGAGAATCTGGCCCAACTGGCCCACCACCCGCATGGAATCGGGGGTGGCGATGACCACGTCGAATTCCAGCCAGCCTTCCTTGATCCGGGCGGCGAGATCATCGAAGCCCACCACGTCGGCCCCCGCTTCCTTCGCCGCTTCGGCGGCCGGACCCTGGGCGAAGACCGCCACCCGCACCTTCTTGCCGGTGCCCTTGGGCAGCACCAGGGAGCCGCGCACGAGCTGATCGGATTTGCGCGCATCCACCCCCAGATTCACCGCCACATCCACCGACTCGTCGAATTTGGCAGTGGCGGTTTCCTTCACCAGTTTCAGCGCCTCGTCCACGGGATAGGCCTTGGTGCGGTCCACCTTGGCCAGGATGGCCTGGCGGCGTTTGGAAATCTTCGCCATGTCAGACTCCCTCCACTTCGATGCCCATGCTGCGGGCGCTGCCGGCAATGGTGCGCACCGCGGCCTCCAGATCGGCGGCGGTGAGATCGGGCATTTTCATTTTGGCGATTTCCTCGGCCTGGGCGCGGGTGATGCGGCCCACCTTGTCGGTGTGGGGCTTGCTGGAGCCCTTCTCCACCTTCGCCGCCTTCTTCAGGAGCACGCTGGCGGGCGGCGTCTTGAGCACGAAG encodes the following:
- the rpoB gene encoding DNA-directed RNA polymerase subunit beta, yielding MTYSFAEKKRIRKSFAKRPSVLDVPYLLAMQLDSYRSFLQADVPPEERKVEGLEAAFRSIFPIVSHSGNARLEYVSYTLGDPPFDVKECQQRGLTYAAPLRAKVRLVIMDKEASKPTVKEAKEQEVYFGEIPLMTNNGSFIINGTERVIVSQLHRSPGVFFEHDRGKTHSSGKLLFSGRIIPYRGSWLDFEFDPKDYVYFRVDRRRKMPVTILLKALGYTPEQILQIFFQFDTFHLTKKGIEFELVPERLRGEIARFDIAAKGKVIVPKDKRITVKHIREMEAAGLKKMIVPEDFLIGRVLATNVIDKETGELIARANDEITEEVLKKLMAAGIDTIQTLYTNDLDHGPYISQTLRIDETADTMAARVAIYRMMRPGEPPTEEAVETLFNRLFFSEETYDLSKVGRMKFNRRVGRSELTGPGTLTPEDIVQVIHLLVELRNGRGEVDDIDHLGNRRVRSVGELAENQFRAGLVRVERAVRERLAQAESENLMPHDLINAKPVSGAVKEFFGSSQLSQFMDQTNPLSEITHKRRVSALGPGGLTRERAGFEVRDVHPTHYGRVCPIETPEGPNIGLINSLALYARTNEYGFLETPYRKVVNGRVTDEIEYLSAIEEGQYVIAQANAELDKNGRFKEEYVSCRHRNEFTMAPRENVQYMDVAPAQIVSVAASLIPFLEHDDANRALMGSNMQRQAVPCLRPEKPLVGTGIERTAAVDSGTVVTAVRGGVVDYVDATRIVVRVNDDETAPGEVGVDIYSLTKFTRSNQNTNINQRPLVRIGDVIQRGDVIADGASTDTGELALGQNMFVAFMPWNGYNFEDSILISERVVADDRYTSIHIEELSVVARDTKLGPEEITRDIPNLSERMAARLDESGIVYIGAEVQAGDVLVGKVTPKGETQLTPEEKLLRAIFGEKASDVKDTSLRVPSGMSGTVIDVQVFTREGIERDKRAAQIIDSMLNEYKKDLADRMRIVEDDTFGRIERLLIGKVANGGPKKLAKGTKITKKYLEELNRYEWFDIRLANEEAAQQLERLKESLEAKRREFDQMFAEKKKKLTSGDELPPGVLKMVKVYLAVKRRLQPGDKMAGRHGNKGVISKIVPVEDMPYMEDGTPVDIVLNPLGVPSRMNVGQILETHLGWAAKGLGQKIAKMLEDAENVTVAELRKYLEKIYNRTGRPERLDLLTDKEIVELAVNLRDGVPFASPVFDGATEEEIKDMLELAGLPRSGQVTLYDGRTGEPFERPVTVGYMHMLKLHHLVDDKMHARSTGPYSLVTQQPLGGKAQFGGQRFGEMEVWALEAYGAAYTLQEMLTVKSDDVTGRTKVYENIVKGDHRIDAGMPESFNVLVKEIRSLAIDIDLERD
- the rplA gene encoding 50S ribosomal protein L1 translates to MAKISKRRQAILAKVDRTKAYPVDEALKLVKETATAKFDESVDVAVNLGVDARKSDQLVRGSLVLPKGTGKKVRVAVFAQGPAAEAAKEAGADVVGFDDLAARIKEGWLEFDVVIATPDSMRVVGQLGQILGPRGLMPNPKVGTVTPNVAEAVKNAKAGQVQFRTDKAGIVHCTIGRASFPPEDLKANLLALVEALNKAKPAAAKGVYLKRIAVSSTMGVGVKVDQGSLTA
- the rpoC gene encoding DNA-directed RNA polymerase subunit beta', translating into MKALLDLFKQVTQEEEFDAIRIALASPDKIRSWSYGEVKKPETINYRTFKPERDGLFCAKIFGPVKDYECLCGKYKRLKHRGVICEKCGVEVTLAKVRRERMGHIELASPVAHIWFLKSLPSRLGMVLDMPLRDIERVLYFEAYVVIDPGMTPLDRGQLLSEDDYLAKVEEYGDEFKAAMGAEGIRDLLRAIDINAEVEKLRAELAGTTSDTKLKKIAKRLKVLEAFQRSGVRPEWMILEVLPVLPPELRPLVPLDGGRFATSDLNDLYRRVINRNNRLKRLLELKAPEIIVRNEKRMLQEAVDSLLDNGRRGKAMTGANKRPLKSLADMIKGKGGRFRQNLLGKRVDYSGRSVIVVGPQLKLHQCGLPKKMALELFKPFIFHKLEVQGLATTIKAAKRMVEQETPEVWDILEEVIREHPVLLNRAPTLHRLGIQAFEPVLIEGKAIQLHPLVCAAFNADFDGDQMAVHVPLSLEAQMEARTLMLSSNNVLSPANGDPIIVPSQDIVLGLYYMTRERINARGEGMYFADVAEVSRAYESRQVDLHARITVRIKEYEIGPDGEKIEKITRYNTTVGRALLSEILPPGLPFELVNKTLKKKEISKLINASFRRVGLRETVILADKLMYTGFSFATRAGISFCVDDMLVPQEKQAILAAAEEEVKEIERQYASGLVTQGERYNKVVDIWGRAGDVVAKAMMEQLGSEEVIDREGRKVKQESFNSIYMMADSGARGSAAQIRQLAGMRGLMAKPDGSIIETPITANFREGLNVLQYFISTHGARKGLADTALKTANSGYLTRRLVDVTQDLVITEQDCGTENGVSMKALIEGGEVVEPLRERILGRVAAVDIISPDTGAVLFPAGTLLNEDVVDAIEAAGIDEVKVRTPLTCETRYGLCAQCYGRDLARGSLVNVGEAVGVIAAQSIGEPGTQLTMRTFHIGGAASRAAVASQIEVKSNGTVRFGPTMRYVTNARGEQVVISRTGELMVQDESGRERERHKVPYGATLHVLDGAAVKAGKVVASWDPHTRPIITEYAGRVHFENVEEGVTVAKQIDEVTGLSTLVVIDPKRRGITTKGLRPQVKLLDAEGKEVKLANSETPVSISFPVGAIITVRDGQEVAVGEVLARIPQETSKTRDITGGLPRVAELFEARTPKDAGMLAEVTGTVSFGKDTKGKQRLIITDLDGVAHEYLIPKDKHVTVHEGQVVNKGEMIVDGPPDPHDILRLLGVEALARYITDEVQDVYRLQGVRINDKHIEVIVRQMLRRVNITDPGDTRFIQGEQVERAEVLQENDRVIAEGKRPASFEYVLLGITKASLSTDSFISAASFQETTRVLTEAAIMGKRDELRGLKENVIVGRLIPAGTGLAYHRNRKRQKLGLDAVTGTTEITLNEEGTGSGQEEVA
- the rplK gene encoding 50S ribosomal protein L11, whose amino-acid sequence is MAKKIVGYIKLQVPAGKANPSPPIGPALGQRGLNIMEFCKAFNAQTQGMEPGLPIPVVITAYADKSFTFVLKTPPASVLLKKAAKVEKGSSKPHTDKVGRITRAQAEEIAKMKMPDLTAADLEAAVRTIAGSARSMGIEVEGV
- the rplJ gene encoding 50S ribosomal protein L10 is translated as MALNLQKKQEVVAEVSEQVARAQAIILAEYRGLGAGDMTVLRAKARNAGVYFRVLKNTLARRAVANTPFAPLAEKMVGPLAFAISADPVAAAKVLDEFAKSNEKLVIKGGALPNTIMGPKEVASLAALPSREELLAKLMGTMQAPIAQFVRTLNEVPARFVRTLAAIRDSKQAA
- the rplL gene encoding 50S ribosomal protein L7/L12; the encoded protein is MAVSKAEILDALANMSVLELSELIKEMEEKFGVSAAAAAVAVAAAPAAGSAAAPAEEKTDFSVVLTAAGEKKVEVIKVVRAITGLGLKEAKDLVDGAPKPVKEGIPKAEAEAIAKQLTEAGATCEIK